Proteins encoded by one window of Bauldia sp.:
- a CDS encoding PadR family transcriptional regulator, whose translation MSERPVSNPLALAVLACLAERPMHPYEMASTMRERRKDEAIKLNYGSLYSVIEALCRNGFIVAKETIKDGKRPERTVFELTEAGRHELMDWLSELLSEPAKEYTRFEAGLSLMPVLPPEEALALLKLRVGLLEVELAKARSVDTYARGKQVARLHMIEREFEVALREAELGFVERLIVDLEGGKLEGIEEWRGWHAEA comes from the coding sequence ATGAGCGAGCGGCCGGTTTCCAATCCGCTGGCGCTCGCCGTGCTCGCCTGCCTCGCCGAGCGGCCGATGCATCCGTACGAGATGGCGTCGACCATGCGCGAGCGGCGCAAGGACGAGGCGATCAAGCTGAACTACGGCTCGCTCTACTCGGTGATCGAGGCGCTGTGCCGCAACGGCTTCATCGTCGCCAAGGAGACGATCAAGGACGGCAAGCGGCCGGAGCGCACGGTGTTCGAGCTGACCGAGGCGGGGCGGCACGAGCTGATGGACTGGCTGAGCGAACTGCTGTCGGAGCCGGCGAAGGAATACACGCGCTTCGAGGCGGGGCTGTCGCTGATGCCGGTGCTGCCCCCGGAGGAGGCGCTGGCGCTGCTCAAGCTGCGCGTCGGTCTGCTTGAGGTGGAACTCGCCAAGGCGCGCTCGGTCGACACGTATGCGCGCGGCAAGCAGGTGGCGCGGCTGCACATGATCGAGCGGGAGTTCGAGGTTGCGCTGCGCGAGGCGGAGCTCGGGTTTGTCGAGCGGCTGATTGTCGATCTCGAGGGCGGGAAGCTCGAGGGGATCGAGGAATGGCGCGGGTGGCACGCCGAGGCGTAG
- a CDS encoding MFS transporter, whose product MSEAAPPSAIGAGLTRRGRTIALWVVLLAFFMDLLDTTIVNVAIPSIQTGLGASYSSIQWIIAGYALTFALFLITGGRLGDIFGYRRLFLVGIAGFIVASLWSGLAPSTGALIEARLLQGFFAAMMVPQILSLIQIMYTNSEERAGVSAFYGALAGVATVGGPIIGALLIAGNVFGFGWRTIFLVNLPVGIFAIILGWLYLPDAKSPHPLKLDLAGVALVVLAMLLLMYPLIQGRELDWPVWTFVSMAASVPVFVLFAWSQVWKQKRDGSPLVVPEFFTRRSFVAGVALSGSFFAIVTGYFLIFTLFLQIGLGYSALKAGLTGIPFSLGVSVAAGISGPVLVPRFGRNIITAGPLTMAIGFVLFIWTINHFGGAVTPYELIPAQLISGLGMGFVVASVYPFILAEVPIKDAGSASGVINAIGQIGGAIGVAVIGVIFFGLIASQSTTSVDSVRAELTADLTAAGVPAFAQPTIVTSFETCFHDRASAKDFGDVPQSCKDAQAAQASFSASAPAMAEAAGAAVGKHALEANQRNFTASITGALMWEIGALIFVFFLSFLLPRRPRSEKELAEAGVAVA is encoded by the coding sequence ATGTCCGAAGCCGCTCCGCCGTCCGCCATCGGTGCCGGGCTCACGCGCCGCGGGCGCACGATCGCGCTCTGGGTCGTGCTGCTCGCCTTCTTCATGGACCTGCTCGACACGACGATCGTCAACGTCGCCATCCCCTCGATCCAGACCGGGCTCGGCGCCAGCTACTCGTCGATCCAGTGGATCATTGCCGGCTACGCGCTGACCTTCGCGCTGTTCCTGATCACCGGCGGCCGGCTGGGCGACATCTTCGGCTATCGGCGGCTGTTCCTGGTCGGCATCGCCGGGTTCATCGTCGCCTCGCTGTGGTCGGGGCTGGCGCCTTCGACCGGCGCGCTGATCGAAGCACGGCTCTTACAGGGATTCTTCGCGGCGATGATGGTCCCGCAGATCCTGTCGCTCATCCAGATCATGTACACCAACAGCGAGGAGCGCGCGGGCGTCTCCGCCTTCTACGGTGCGCTTGCCGGCGTCGCCACCGTCGGCGGGCCGATCATCGGCGCGCTGCTCATCGCCGGCAACGTCTTCGGCTTCGGCTGGCGCACCATCTTCCTGGTCAACCTGCCCGTCGGCATCTTCGCGATCATCCTCGGCTGGCTCTACCTGCCTGACGCAAAATCGCCGCATCCGCTGAAGCTCGATCTCGCCGGCGTGGCGCTGGTGGTGCTGGCGATGCTGCTGCTCATGTATCCGCTGATCCAGGGGCGCGAGCTCGACTGGCCGGTGTGGACGTTCGTCTCGATGGCGGCGTCGGTGCCGGTGTTCGTGCTGTTCGCCTGGAGCCAGGTGTGGAAGCAGAAGCGTGACGGCTCGCCGCTGGTCGTGCCGGAATTCTTCACGCGGCGCTCGTTCGTCGCCGGCGTGGCGCTGTCGGGCTCGTTCTTCGCCATCGTCACCGGATACTTCCTGATCTTCACGCTCTTCCTGCAGATCGGGCTCGGCTACTCGGCGCTCAAAGCCGGCCTGACCGGCATCCCGTTCTCGCTGGGCGTCAGCGTGGCGGCCGGCATATCCGGGCCGGTCCTGGTGCCGCGCTTCGGGCGCAACATCATCACCGCCGGGCCGCTGACGATGGCGATCGGCTTCGTACTGTTCATCTGGACGATCAACCATTTCGGCGGCGCGGTGACGCCGTACGAGTTGATCCCGGCCCAGTTGATCTCGGGCCTCGGCATGGGCTTCGTCGTCGCCTCGGTCTATCCGTTCATCCTCGCCGAGGTGCCGATCAAGGACGCGGGCTCGGCGTCGGGCGTGATCAACGCGATCGGCCAGATCGGCGGCGCCATCGGCGTCGCGGTGATCGGCGTCATCTTCTTCGGGCTGATCGCCAGCCAGTCGACGACCAGCGTCGACTCGGTGCGGGCGGAGCTTACCGCCGACCTGACGGCGGCCGGCGTGCCGGCGTTCGCGCAGCCGACAATCGTGACGTCGTTCGAGACGTGCTTCCACGACCGCGCCAGCGCCAAGGATTTCGGCGACGTGCCGCAGAGCTGCAAAGATGCGCAAGCGGCGCAGGCGTCGTTCTCGGCATCCGCGCCAGCGATGGCTGAGGCGGCGGGCGCCGCGGTCGGCAAGCATGCGCTGGAGGCCAACCAGCGCAACTTCACGGCATCGATCACCGGCGCGCTGATGTGGGAGATCGGGGCACTGATCTTCGTGTTCTTCCTCTCGTTCCTGCTGCCGCGGCGGCCGCGTTCGGAGAAGGAACTGGCCGAGGCGGGAGTAGCGGTCGCATGA
- a CDS encoding phosphotransferase: MADEPEIALSGGRMTSGVVRVGETVRRPQTPNSDFVRRLLRHLAANGFDGAPAYLGSDERGRDVLSFIDGEVPGDLGFHDDETLRRAAMLIRRFHDLGRGLVDATDAEIVCHNDLSPCNFVFRGGAPVAIIDFDAAAPGTRVHDLGYAAWLWLDIGSPEISAPEQRRRLAVFLDSYGTREPDAVLTAILERQQMLAAEGRRTGNAGLAQWAAGCRRWTCANFDVLRVS; the protein is encoded by the coding sequence ATGGCGGACGAACCCGAGATTGCCCTGAGCGGCGGGCGCATGACATCGGGTGTCGTCCGCGTCGGCGAGACGGTGCGCCGGCCGCAGACGCCGAATTCGGATTTTGTGCGGCGCCTGCTGCGGCACCTGGCGGCGAACGGTTTCGACGGCGCTCCGGCCTACCTCGGGAGCGACGAGCGTGGTCGCGACGTGTTGAGTTTTATCGACGGCGAGGTGCCCGGCGATCTCGGATTTCATGACGATGAGACGCTGCGCCGCGCGGCAATGCTGATCCGTCGCTTTCACGATCTCGGCCGCGGGCTGGTGGATGCCACCGATGCCGAGATCGTCTGCCACAACGATCTTTCGCCGTGCAACTTCGTCTTCCGAGGCGGTGCGCCCGTTGCGATCATTGATTTCGATGCGGCCGCGCCGGGGACACGCGTCCACGATCTTGGCTATGCGGCGTGGCTCTGGCTGGACATCGGTTCGCCGGAGATTTCCGCGCCGGAGCAGCGGCGGCGGCTGGCGGTGTTTCTAGACTCGTATGGAACGCGCGAACCCGATGCCGTGCTCACCGCGATACTCGAGCGTCAGCAGATGCTGGCCGCCGAGGGCCGCCGAACCGGCAACGCCGGCCTGGCGCAATGGGCCGCCGGTTGCCGCCGCTGGACGTGCGCGAACTTCGACGTCTTGCGGGTTTCGTAG
- a CDS encoding FAD-binding oxidoreductase yields MTHAPSLYAATADAALAFPALTESTRADVVIVGGGYTGLSAALHLAEAGVDVALLEAERVGWGASGRNGGQLHTGQRRDQDWLEEQVGLDEAMRLWRLAEEAKALVHALIAKHGIDAEWRPGLIETTHKARLLDGERAYIDKLRSRYGYEPATWLDRAALAEAIGTDVYFGGRRDMGAGHLHPLKFAQGLARAAAKAGARIFEGARVTAVRGTSVEVAGPSPPASSSLRSARGAALSPSGRGDDNGRRVVVNADTVILAGNGYLDGIDEEVESRVMPIDNYILATAPIGAGMSGGILHGGEAVSDTRFVVYYFRPTMDGRLVFGGGETYARHARGDVAALVGKHLRVVYPQLGDVKVEYAWGGTLAITLHRLPYIRKVRNGVYAAAGYSGQGVALAPFAGKVIADAILNAPGKLDQFAALATPRFPGGKIMRKPALVAAMLWYALRDRI; encoded by the coding sequence ATGACCCACGCCCCTTCCCTTTATGCCGCGACCGCCGACGCTGCGCTTGCGTTCCCCGCGCTGACTGAATCGACCCGGGCCGATGTCGTCATCGTCGGCGGCGGATACACCGGGCTGTCGGCGGCGCTGCATCTGGCCGAAGCGGGCGTCGATGTCGCGCTGCTGGAGGCGGAGCGCGTCGGCTGGGGGGCGTCGGGGCGGAACGGCGGGCAGTTGCACACCGGCCAGCGGCGCGACCAGGACTGGCTGGAGGAGCAGGTCGGGCTCGACGAGGCGATGCGGCTCTGGCGCCTCGCCGAGGAGGCGAAGGCGCTGGTCCATGCGCTGATCGCGAAGCACGGCATCGATGCGGAGTGGCGGCCGGGGCTGATCGAGACGACGCACAAGGCGCGGCTGCTCGACGGTGAGCGCGCCTATATCGACAAGTTGCGCTCGCGCTACGGCTACGAGCCGGCGACCTGGCTCGATCGTGCGGCGCTCGCCGAGGCGATCGGGACCGACGTTTATTTCGGCGGGCGGCGGGACATGGGCGCCGGGCATCTCCATCCGCTGAAGTTTGCGCAGGGGCTGGCGCGGGCGGCGGCGAAGGCGGGGGCGCGGATTTTCGAGGGGGCGCGGGTGACCGCTGTTCGGGGTACGAGCGTTGAGGTTGCCGGCCCCTCACCCCCCGCCTCTAGCTCCCTTCGCTCGGCAAGAGGCGCGGCCCTCTCCCCTTCGGGGCGAGGGGACGATAATGGGCGGCGCGTCGTGGTCAACGCAGACACCGTTATCCTCGCCGGCAATGGCTACCTCGACGGCATCGACGAGGAGGTCGAGTCGCGCGTGATGCCGATCGACAATTACATCCTCGCGACCGCGCCGATCGGCGCGGGGATGAGCGGCGGCATCCTGCACGGCGGCGAGGCCGTCTCGGATACGCGGTTCGTCGTCTACTACTTCCGGCCGACGATGGACGGGCGGCTGGTGTTCGGCGGCGGCGAGACGTATGCGCGCCATGCGCGCGGCGACGTCGCGGCGCTGGTCGGCAAGCATCTTCGCGTCGTCTACCCGCAGCTTGGCGACGTCAAGGTCGAGTACGCGTGGGGCGGGACGCTGGCGATCACGCTGCACCGGCTGCCGTACATCCGGAAAGTGCGGAACGGCGTCTATGCGGCGGCGGGATACTCAGGACAGGGCGTGGCGCTGGCGCCGTTCGCCGGCAAGGTGATCGCCGACGCGATCCTGAACGCGCCGGGCAAACTCGACCAGTTCGCTGCGCTGGCGACGCCGCGGTTCCCCGGCGGCAAGATCATGCGCAAGCCCGCGCTGGTCGCCGCGATGCTGTGGTACGCGCTGCGCGACCGGATCTAG
- a CDS encoding HigA family addiction module antitoxin, with amino-acid sequence MAKKLDPIPPGEILLEEFLKPLAVSQNRLARDIDIPVSRVAEIVKGRRAITADTALRLGEYFGTSAEFWLNLQAGYDLRRIRAAGWGEIRRRIRAREAA; translated from the coding sequence ATGGCAAAGAAACTCGATCCAATTCCCCCTGGCGAAATCCTCCTGGAAGAATTCCTCAAGCCGCTGGCGGTCAGCCAGAACCGGCTGGCGCGCGACATCGACATTCCGGTCAGCCGGGTTGCCGAGATAGTCAAAGGCAGGCGTGCGATCACGGCCGATACGGCGTTGCGCCTTGGGGAATATTTCGGGACAAGTGCGGAGTTCTGGCTGAACCTGCAGGCGGGCTACGACCTGCGGCGCATCCGAGCGGCGGGGTGGGGCGAAATTCGCCGACGCATTCGCGCGCGCGAGGCTGCCTGA
- a CDS encoding type II toxin-antitoxin system RelE/ParE family toxin — translation MIRSFADRDTEMLFRDEWVRRFSGIERLARRKLLVLDAARTVAELQSPPGALKGNRKGQQSIRINNQWRICFRWRKGDAWDVEIVDYH, via the coding sequence ATGATCCGCAGCTTCGCCGATCGCGACACCGAGATGCTGTTCCGCGACGAGTGGGTGCGGCGGTTTTCGGGTATCGAGCGGCTCGCGCGACGCAAGCTGCTGGTGCTCGATGCCGCTCGCACTGTCGCGGAATTACAGTCGCCGCCGGGGGCCTTGAAGGGAAACCGCAAAGGCCAGCAGAGCATCCGGATCAACAACCAATGGCGCATCTGCTTTCGCTGGCGCAAGGGCGACGCCTGGGACGTAGAGATCGTCGACTATCACTAG
- a CDS encoding cupin domain-containing protein, whose amino-acid sequence MTKKIDLATAPRRDGTLYPPPFDQPCRGRRRVRVGDAAGLTQFGVNLCTIPPGSWSSQRHWHAREDELIQVVSGEVVLVTDAGEEILRAGDWAGFKAGDPDGHSFQNRSQADVVLLEIGTRTEDDETFYSDIDMRTYADRDGYHHKDGTPYGVQPRRT is encoded by the coding sequence ATGACCAAGAAGATCGATCTCGCCACGGCGCCGCGGCGCGACGGCACGCTCTATCCGCCGCCGTTCGACCAGCCCTGCCGCGGCCGGCGGCGCGTGCGCGTCGGCGATGCCGCCGGGCTGACGCAGTTCGGCGTCAACCTCTGCACCATCCCGCCGGGAAGCTGGTCGAGCCAGCGCCACTGGCACGCCAGGGAAGACGAACTGATCCAGGTCGTCTCGGGCGAAGTCGTGCTGGTCACCGATGCGGGCGAGGAAATCCTCCGGGCCGGCGACTGGGCGGGCTTCAAGGCCGGCGATCCGGACGGGCACTCGTTCCAGAACCGCTCGCAGGCGGACGTGGTGCTGCTCGAGATCGGCACGCGGACGGAGGATGACGAGACGTTCTACTCCGACATCGACATGCGGACGTATGCCGACAGGGATGGGTATCACCATAAGGACGGCACGCCGTATGGGGTGCAGCCGCGGCGGACGTAG